Below is a window of Humulus lupulus chromosome 9, drHumLupu1.1, whole genome shotgun sequence DNA.
CTCTCTAAATTGTagcatgccgcggccctaggggATTGGGCTGCGACTCAAATTAAGGGACATCACCAATATAGGGTTTTGAGCTCGAGAACTCAAATTTAGGGGCTCGGGAAgtgttctactacccagtttagtagaattcgaggcccTGAAGACTAAGATATTATTCTGAAGTTTTTAATTGGCTTCATCTTGATTACAAGTTTCTTTTTGAAATTTCTCAGCCACAATAACATCGATCACACTCAAAGAAGAACATTCTTCAATCTCATCCAAAATCCTGATAGCTTGAACACATTGAAGGTCacttgttggtcattcaccctcaAGCTCTCCTTTTTTCACATCTATCAAAGTCCTTCGGGTAGCAAGAAATGGCCTCCCCAAAATGATTAGAACATCTCTATCCTCTTCATAAATAAGATTAAAAAAATCTGCCAGAAAAATAAATTTATCAACTTGCACTAGCACATCTTCAATCTTTCCTTCCATATGTGCCATAGAAAGGTTCACTAATTGCAAAGTGACAGTGGTTGGCCTTGCTTTTCTGATTCTAAACTTCTTGAAAATATACATAGGCATCATATTAATACTAGCCCCCAAATCACAAAGGGTTCTACCAACATCTCTACCACCAATAGAACAAGGAATTATGAAGCTGCCTAGATCCTTCAACTTAGGTCgaattttattcttcaaaatATCACTACAACCTTCTGTCAAAGCAACCATTTCAAATTTTCCCAGTCTCCTCTTCTTTGTCAAAATATCCTTCAAGAACTTCACATAATTGGGCATTTTTACCAAAGCTTCCACCAATGGTATGATGATGTGGAGTTGCttcaaaacatctaaaaatctCTGAAATTGGCTATCTTGCTACTAATTTTCGAATCGATGTGGAAATGGTGGAGGTTTCTTGCTATTTAGCTTCTCTGATGCATTTTACTAAGAAAATGTTGCAGCATTTGCTTCAGGATCAAAATTTGACACATTAGAAGTTCCAGCTATATCCTCTTTTCCCACACTATCTTGGATTGAAGTGGGCACGGTTTTGTGATTAGATTTTTCCTCATTCAACTCAAGATTTTTACCACTTCTTAAATTGAACACCTTGCAATGCTCTTTCCCATCTCACCTTGGATATTCCACACTAGTTTGGATTGAATGGGCTTGCTTTTGTGATTAGATTTTTCCTCATTGAACTCCAGATTTTTATCACTCCTCAAAGTGACCGCTTTGCAATGCTGTTTGCCATCTCTCCTTGGATTTTTGGTATCACTAAGAAATGCACCTTGTGGTCCATTTCTCAATTCATTAGCTAGCTACCCCATTTGGATCTCAAGATTCCTTAAAGACGCTGCTTGGCTTTGAATTATTGCATCATTCTATGCCATATACTATTTCATCAAATTCTTAAAAAATCTTGACTGAGAAGCTTGTGGAGGAGGAGCTCTTTGTTGTTGTTGAGAGAACCCCGGTGGATAAGTAGCCTTGTTTGGCATTGATGCACTACTTGAACTAGCCCCTTGACCTCCCCAAGAAAAGTTTTGGTGTTGCCTCCAACCCGAATTGTAAGAATTGAAATATTGATTGTTATGGTTGGTATTTTGATTCCCTAACTAACATACTGAAGTGGGATTAGAAGGACAACTATAAAAtgtgtgcccatctccacaataaacacaagaaaCATCCGCTACTTTCCCCATAGGTTTTGGTTGTAGATTACCCCCTATACTCACGGTCTTTAGGAGGATGGTCATAGATGAAACTTGAGCGGTCAAAGTTGTCAAAGCATCTACCTCATGAATATCTGCTACCTTTCTTCTCGTTGAGGCTCTGGCATTAGACCATTGGTAGTTGTTGTTTGTAAGCCACTCCAAAATCTCATATACTCAATTATAAGACTTTGAAATAACAGCCCCATTTGTTGAAGCATCCAAAACCATGCAAGTGGAAGCATTGAGACCATTATAAAATGTCTCCATTTGAATACAATGCAGAATACCACGATGTGGCAACTTCCTCAATAACTCCTTGATTCTCTCCCAAGCATCCTCCAactgctgaaaataaataacctCATTCTGAAACTTGGCATTTTTCGTTGGAAGGAAATACTTCATCAAAAATTTCTCAACTAGCTCATTCCATGTAGAAATTGAGTCGAAAGGAAGTGTATTGAGCGAAGCTCTAGCTCTATCCCTCAAAGAAAAAGGTAATAATTTCAACCTCAAGGCCTCCTCTGTAATGTCTTGCAACTTGAAGGAAtcactcacctccaaaaatgagcGGAGATGGAGATGAGGATCCTCTTTAGGCAGCACACTAAATTGACCCACTATCTacaacatttggaacatcacgAGCTTCAACTCAAATTGAGCTCCTTGAATTTCAGGCCTAATAATGCTAGGATTCAGCTCATTAAATATAGGAACAGCAAACTCCCTTATggctctctctctctatcatcaGTCATAACAATAGCATTGGAAGAATTAATAACATTGGCAACATTAATAACATTGGCTACATTATTAGCACCTTCTATAGACGAATTAAGCATGGGTTGAGCtttttgtaccctaattttagctcgagtcatcCACTCaattcgggtacagctggcaaataaatatacagagaaataatcaaggaaatgatacatttttattatccacgtaagcaactccggtttcacatgggcacgtgtggtgttaggcgtcctgggtttaactcgAGCTACATCCATGAAGGTTGTAAAGCACGAGCTCGTAATATTCAAACAGTTGTCGAAGTACGGCTCATGGTATCTCTGATATATTGCGTACCcgcagatccccagagactcgggtaTTTTTATACGATTATTAATGActagcctgtcatatttaatgtcacagatattaggagaacatttactttaagatcaaatcatatcccattataaatgggaaatatatgtattaaatgtaataaatatgtaaatccatgattgactcacgcggctacccaaacctgtccatggaatttctctataaatactgagaatataggacaagaaaaaggacaattattatgtaatactgaaactctgccaaaatagagagagagagcgagagagaaacaacaataatatagactcgtggactaggtggattttaaccactgaaccacgtaaaagatttgtgttcttgtgagttcatttcatctttcagtatggtttattactaagcactaatcaaccttactATTTCTTTATACACTGTTGGGGAAacactgcgtcaacagtttggtgctttcattgagagggaaattagtgttcatcaaaatcccagtcaaatctcatcatggtgctcactcgatcaATGTACGACAACGAGATAGAACAAGctggtgggcaagaggcccatcataccgttgtTTCAAACAAACAtggccctgaagtccagcaacgtccaggaaagcaaccggtgggtcacgacgatactgggagtttggaatcattgccaccgaatccaaacccagactacttaactgtagttgagttggaaaatatgcagttaagaagccatcttgctaagaaAAATAGGCAAATTGAGGAGTTTTTgactcgattaccccctcttacaaccaacgttaatgtcggaaagaggcaaagtgggtctcataagtcccacaggaataattgatccaaaccaagtcggtcagtcagaactgccaccctaAGTTCTCTGCCTACAGCGCGAGATCGCCAAAAttctcaacctagtggccctcatagAGGTCATCAgtgcctccttcacaagcacctaTGAATGCCCATGGAAACCAACGATGAGGGGCTGGGACAAACTCAcggagacaaaatgttccagcaaaccctcctacgtcacgaTCAGATTGTCAGGTGCAGAGAGCTAGGAATAATGGGACATAAcaaaggcgggctaatttagttcatcctgatgggacaaggattgtcTCGCCATTTAGggatcccccatcacccataagacatccaacgccacctcatcctacacgggacattcctgcttatggagacagaaggagaaatcctcctccgtctgcccatacctatgtcccacgGACACGTGTCGAAAATCCAGGTCCTCGGCCTCAATCATGAGTTGTAAGCTTCACAAATGGAAGTTATGGGACTGAAAGTCATCaaagtggtaggtccgagggcgatctaagaaatcatctaagttcggcatAAAGCCCTTGATACAATCCACAGCCTGATCTGCGagatcatctgaattcacaatGAAGAAATCTAGCTCAGGatgaggatgttagttatactcatcaggagggaggtccttccatagtacgtgataatgggaatgcctcgcaaaaccaagctcaagcttggagggaaaataactCAACAAACATGTACGAtgggatgggagttgttgaacagccccaaaataacctagggactaggaaccaaaccctcgagaggctagctcagatggaggagcgaATGAAGAAGCTTCTATCTGAAATATATaaagacgattgtgactcagaggatgagctcgaacTTTTCGCTCCGAATATTGCGGCAGCCATATATCTGgtgggcttcagaatgccacatttgtcaaacTTTGAAGGAGATGGGGATCCGTCTGATCACctcgggatgtttaacaccatgatgatggcccataacgtCGAGTCCGATCTAAGGTGCATCTTATTTCCCTCAAATCTTattgggccagccaggcagtggtttaaacaatacaagaggcattctattAGCTCGTGGAAAAAGTTTTCTGCTGAttttaagagagcattcagggcctCCCAGACAGCTCGAGTCAAGGCTAATTCATTAgctaatgtaaagcagcaacctggtgaaccgttgaaagcatatctaagtaggttttccAATGTCGCTGCCCGAGCTAGAGACgtcgatgacagctccaagctcatggcaatgaggacgggaatccttgttggaggtgcCTTGTGGCAGGAATTACAGAGAAAgggagttaatagtgtggacgagttcttggcacgagctcaaagatAGGTTAACCTTGAAGGGGCGCGAGCTTCTGTCGCAAGAACCAGCCAGATCCCTGTCCAGCTCGTTGGAGCGATAACGGATGTTGCAACTATGGCTCAAACCGTtatccagaataaccaagggggaaataacaagaagaggggaaataataagaggaagggaaatggtgagagcgaccagagcggaacaaagaaaaataagtccggGGAGAAATTGAAACCTATTTACGCAACCTATACCGACCTCAtggatactagagagcgcatcttcCAAGCCAATTCTACTCGctttccatggaagaagccagaaccactgagaaaccaaagagcgaagagagatccttcgaagttctgccgatttcacaatgatatcggtcataaaaCGGATTACTGTagacagttgaaggatgagatcgagatcCTTATCAGGGGAAgacctttggcccaatacgccCGAAATCGAGTGGTCCCTAGTCAACCCGCTGGACAAAACCTTCCGTCAACTCCTGATGCTCCAATGAATCAAGTCAGAGTTCAAGCAAATCAGGacgaccctcctccgataatagggggagatatagccaccgtTTCGGGAGGAccccatctggcaggcacgagcagaggtgccataaagaggtacattaacgaactaaaatcccataatggagtggagttcgacCTGGAACAatgattatcaaaacaacaacgattggaaaaacagccaatcatttttatagaagaagatgctagctatgtctagttcccacataatgatcctttggtcataaccgttcaacTTTCCAACCATAGAGTAAGGAGGATactagtagataacgggagttTTGTGAATCTACCTTTTagatccaccttggaaaaaatggggttgctGTAACAGAACTGACGGCGACCTCAATGATTATGTACGGATTTTTTGGCGAAGGATCAGCAGCCATCGGGACGATTaagttagtggtaacattgggagaaggctcgTAAACTGTTTCCAAGTTACTCGAGTTCGTTGTGATCAACTATCCAAcagcatacaatgcaattttagGTCGACCTACGTttatggcatttgaagccataacctctatccgccacctagcaatcaagttcCCCTCAGCTGCGGGGATATGCACCGTCATAGGCAATCAGCTCGTTGCCAAGGAattctatagcatttctatgaaggtaaaatcacaacccgggtatcaagctatggccataagtgacggaggtgaggagtcccaggaagtggaagatacttgtgggatggaagaacctcaagaggTAAAGGGTAGCGACATCATCCTACATGATGATATTGACCCACGAATGGGTGAGGACAGGTCAAAGCTCCAagccattgaggagctcgaggaagtaagtatagatcccaaagaagcttcaagagttgttaagattgggaaaaatcttgatgataaaaggaataaggagctgatcaatttcttacaaaagaatcttgacgtcttcgcctggtcacgTGAAGACAAGGTGGGAATAACCCttgtgtaatcatgcacactctaaactttgacaagaacgtgcctgcaaaatcccaaaaacagaggcgtTTGGGAATAGTCCGAGCTAaagcactggaggaagaagtagctcgactgttAAAGCGcaggtttattcgtgaagcaaaatacccgatctgggtttcCAATCCCATGCTGGTCCCTAAGCCAAacaggaaatggaggacctgtcgatttctccgacctgaacaaagcttgcccccaaggattgcttcccactgccaaggattgatcagttggtagatgccacagcaggtcatgagctcatgtccttcatggatgcatattctggatataaccagatcgcgatgaatcctgcggaccaagagcatactagcttcatggcCCCAACTaacgtatactgttataaagtcatgcccttcaggctgaaaaatgccagagctacatatcaacgattagtcaacaaaatgttcgtagatcagattgggagaaatatggaagttcatgttgatgatatgcttgtcaaattcAAGACTTCCGATAACCATGTATCTAATCTGAAAGGATATTTTTAGATCTTAAGGATGTAtgatatgaggctgaatccccataagtgtactttcagagtggcatcaggaaaatttctaggattcatagtcaatacgtgggggggatagaggcaaatcctgataaaatcaaatcattgttagaaatgccctcgcccaggtcgtgcaaagaagttcaaagcctgactagaagggtggcagctttgaatcattttatttcaaaatccactgacaagtgcttgccattctacaacttgctacgaggaaacaagaaattaaaatggactgaggagtgcgagcatgcattccttgacctaaaaacacacttgttcgagcccccagtattgtctaagcctatgtctggagaacctctgttcctttatttggcagTGATAGAAAATGTAGTCAgcgccgtgttagttcgagaagaagattgAGCTcaaaaaccagtgtattatataagcaagagacttttCAGGGCTGAATCACAATATCCACCGATACAGAAGATGGCATTCTATCTGATATTAGCTTCTAGAAAGCTccagccatatttccagtcccattcaatcaacatcatgaccgaccaacctttaaggcaggtattgcaaaaacttgaagcgtcgggacgtcttttaaaatgggcagttgaactcagtcagttcgaggtATTATACATGCCATGGACCTTAATCAAAattcaggcccttgctgattttgtggctcaatgtaccggatttcaagaggagctcttgaaggaacCAGTGCAAtagttgtggaaaatatttttagatggatcatcgaacgagaatggatcaggagctgggatcatattaatctccccagaagggcatcgattccatacagccctAAGATTCGAATTCGAAGTGTCTAACAAcaaagctgaatatgaggccttgGTAGCTGGATTGAGAGTGGAGAACAAAGGTCATCCAATGttatagcgattctcagctcgtggttaatcaagtgttgggagagtatcaagctcgaggcaccaAGATGGTAGCttcctagctaaggtgaagggggatCTATCCGAATTTGAGTATACTATTGTTGAACAGAAACCtcgcgagcagaattccaatgttgacgctttggcaaggcttgccaccaccaaggaagctgagaccttgaatgtagtgccagtaaaGTTCTTAGAGAGTTCGAGCGTGACtgaaaaaatggtagaggtcgagatgatcgacacaagaccgacctggatgacccccataatggaatacctgaCAATAGGAAGGCTACCATAGGAAAGAAAGGATGAAAggaaaatactatatcaagctcctaggtatgtgatagtggatgggacattgtaccgacgtggtcattcattgcttctcctacggtgtgttatgcccgaggaggctaaaaccattttgtaggaagtgcatgaaggcttttgtggagatcatgctaaggggcaaaacctagcactgaaaatattgaggcagggatatttttggcccattTTAACAAAAGACTCCATCTTGTATGTTcataaatgcgacaaatgccagtgcTTCGCCATAGTTTTCTAAGCTGCTCCAAtcaagctaacgatgatctcatccccgtggccatttgcggtctggggaatcgacctaataggatccttacctatgggCAAGGGAGGAATTCGTTACGCGATGGTAGCaattgactatttcacgaagtgagtagaggccgagcctttagcaaccatcacttcaaaaagagtcctgaactttgtgatgaagaatattgtatgtcggtttgggcttcctaaaaagattgtgTTAGACAATGGAACACatttcgacagtgatctcttcaataacttttgtgaaaaatacggcgttattaaaagcttctcctcagtATCGTATCCTCATGCCAATGGATAGGttgaagctgtgaacaaaaccctaaaaacaagccttaagaagaggttagacgaggccaaaggagtatggcccgagcagttcccgcaagtactttgggcatactgaACTTCTCACATaacctccacgggacacactcctttctccttaacttttggaagcgaggtcatccttccagtcgaagccatggtaaCCACTCAAAGGCAAAGGACATTTAGCCTGGAACGaaatgatgaattacttaacgCATTTCTCAACCTGgttgatgagaaacgagaggattccTAGTTATAGCtagcccattatcaacaaaaaatcactcgttacgtTTATTCTAAAGTCAAGACGCGTAAGTTCGGATTGGGCGacttggttctccgaagggtctttctggcgaataaggatcccaaggacgatgTCTTGGGCCTtaattgggagggaccgtatcagattgtgggagttttgcgtgaaggaactttcaagatatcTAGGTTGAATAGAGAAATAGTCCCACGAacctggaacgccatgcatttaaaaaattattatcagTAGTACAGTCATCCatttaaggcttaattataaaattcatttaattaaataacaggtggatttttaa
It encodes the following:
- the LOC133799767 gene encoding uncharacterized protein LOC133799767, which translates into the protein MPNYVKFLKDILTKKRRLGKFEMVALTEGCSDILKNKIRPKLKDLGSFIIPCSIGGRDVGRTLCDLGASINMMPMYIFKKFRIRKARPTTVTLQLVNLSMAHMEGKIEDVLVQVDKFIFLADFFNLIYEEDRDVLIILGRPFLATRRTLIDVKKGELEGE